A region from the Rosa rugosa chromosome 6, drRosRugo1.1, whole genome shotgun sequence genome encodes:
- the LOC133714261 gene encoding F-box protein At5g52880, whose protein sequence is MSKPLERYQKLALKESLGSIHRYPLVCKELSLILRGAYRKVPKNLQSLIFQDTVSAFRLLPEMKTRSAVSAAHLLLQSVEATLPKQKKNLAVTEYKNAMIAHKRRAKARQEENVAHLPQDVLVHVFSFLDFQSLVSVGQVCWPWNFAASDNRLWQRQYATFFRDSYNDLNIKEQHTSRQVEADSYTLFWRKAFKRAYKGNNSSKKLKSSRGYCRYCKTIVWLDNMKCFNDHIGLNPEMQKIDPVSPSQVVDYLLEDSISVKSSSESDSDSDSEAGSFSRLWAYRRPLTSTEGEIEM, encoded by the exons ATGTCAAAACCATTGGAGAGATACCAAAAACTTGCGCTGAAAGAATCTTTAGGATCAATTCACAGATACCCTTTAGTCTGCAAAGAGCTCAGCTTAATTCTCAGAGGCGCTTACAGAAAAGTGCCCAAGAATCTCCAGTCTCTTATCTTCCAAGATACCGTCTCCGCCTTTCGTCTCCTTCCTGA AATGAAGACGCGCAGTGCTGTCTCAGCAGCTCATCTCCTCCTCCAGAGCGTTGAGGCCACTTTGCCGAAGCAAAAGAAGAACTTGGCTGTTACAGAATATAAGAATGCAATGATTGCTCACAAGAGGCGCGCTAAAGCTCGCCAAGAAGAGAATG TTGCCCATCTGCCACAAGATGTTCTTGTACATGTATTCAGTTTCCTGGATTTTCAATCTTTAGTCTCTGTTGGGCAAGTCTGCTG GCCATGGAATTTTGCAGCAAGTGATAACCGGCTGTGGCAGAGGCAATACGCTACGTTCTTTAGGGACTCTTACAATGACTTGAATATCAAGGAACAGCATACCAGTAGACAGGTTGAAGCTGATAGTTATACGCTGTTTTGGAGAAAAGCCTTCAAAAGAGCATATAAAG GGAATAATTcatcaaagaaattaaaatccAGTAGGGGATACTGTAGATACTGCAAGACAATTGTTTGGCTCGATAACATGAAATGTTTCAATGACCATATTGGACTAAATCCTGAAATGCAGAAAATTGACCCTGTATCACCTAGTCAG GTCGTTGACTATCTGTTGGAAGATTCTATATCAGTCAAATCTTCTTCAGAGAGTGATAGCGACAGTGATTCAGAAGCAGGGTCCTTTTCTAGGTTATGGGCCTATCGAAGACCCTTGACCAGTACTGAAG GGGAAATTGAAATGTAA
- the LOC133714258 gene encoding uncharacterized protein LOC133714258 isoform X2, giving the protein MLLTSAAYVHLKHSDLSKHTRNLSPASRAILLSGPAELYHQMLAKALAHLFESKLLLLDVTDFSMKMQSKYGCTKKESFKRPISEVTLERMSGLFGSFSILPSSGETKGTLLRPSSAADLISRSSEGSTNRRTLKRNASSVSDISSISSKSASTNSAPLKRMSSWCFDERLFLQSLYKVLTSLSESGSIILYLRDVEKLFLQSGRLYNLFSKMLKKLSGSVLILGSRMLDAEDDCKEVDERLAALFTYNIEITPPDDETHLVSWKAQLEEDTKRIQFQDNKNHIAEVLAANDLECDDLGSICHADTMVLSNYIEEIVVSAISYHLMKNKDPEYRNGKLVISSTSLSHGLSIFQEGKCGDKDSLKLEASNKETEGEEAVSAKTESKSETAEKSDTKNEAEKSGSAAKKESENPPPPKVEVPPDNEFEKRIRPEVIPANEIGVSFADIGALDEIKESLQELVMLPLRRPDLFKGGLLKPCRGILLFGPPGTGKTMLAKAIASEAGASFINVSMSTITSKWFGEDEKNVRALFTLAAKVSPTIIFVDEVDSMLGQRTRVGEHEAMRKIKNEFMAHWDGLLTKSGERILVLAATNRPFDLDEAIIRRFERRVMVGLPSVENREMILKTLLAKEKVEDLDFKELASMTEGYSGSDLKNLCVTAAYRPVRELIQQERLKDKKKKKKAEEGKSTEDASDSKEEEEKEEHVITLRSLSMEDMRQAKNQVAASFAAEGSVMSELKQWNDLYGEGGSRKKEQLTYFL; this is encoded by the exons ATGTTATTAACAAGTGCTGCATATGTACATCTGAAACACTCTGACTTATCTAAACACACCCGGAACCTTTCACCTGCAAGCAGAGCTATTTTGCTATCAGGACCTGCAG AACTTTATCATCAAATGCTCGCCAAGGCTTTAGCTCATCTCTTTGAATCGAAGTTGCTGTTGTTGGATGTTACTGACTTTTCAATGAAG ATGCAGAGCAAATATGGGTGTACCAAAAAAGAATCA TTTAAGAGGCCCATCTCAGAGGTAACATTGGAGCGGATGTCTGGATTGTTTGGATCCTTCTCAATCCTCCCTTCAAGTGGAGAGACTAAAG GCACCTTATTACGGCCAAGCAGTGCTGCAGATCTCATATCAAG GAGTTCTGAAGGATCAACTAACCGTAGGACACTTAAAAGAAATGCCTCTTCTGTATCTGATATCAGTAGCATCAGTTCCAAAAGTGCTTCCACAAATTCAG CTCCTCTCAAGCGAATGAGTAGCTGGTGTTTTGACGAGAGACTTTTTCTACAATCACTTTACAAG GTCTTAACGTCCCTATCAGAAAGTGGCTCGATCATTTTATACCTCAGGGATGTGGAGAAGCTTTTTCTCCAATCAGGACGGTTATACAATTTGTTCAGTAAAATGTTGAAGAAACTATCAGGATCCGTGTTAATACTTGGTTCCCGAATGTTAGATGCTGAAGATGATTGCAAAGAAGTAGATGAGAGGCTTGCTGCTTTGTTCACTTACAATATTGAGATCACCCCACCTGACGATGAGACTCATCTCGTCAGCTGGAAAGCCCAACTGGAAGAGGACACGAAGAGGATCCAGTTTCAAGATAATAAAAACCACATAGCTGAGGTACTTGCAGCAAATGATCTTGAATGTGATGATCTTGGTTCAATCTGCCATGCAGACACAATGGTTCTCAGCAATTACATAGAAGAAATCGTAGTTTCAGCGATATCGTATCATTTGATGAAAAACAAAGATCCAGAGTATCGTAATGGAAAGCTTGTTATATCATCAACGAG TTTGTCCCATGGGCTGAGTATATTCCAGGAGGGAAAATGTGGCGACAAAGATTCTCTGAAACTGGAGGCGTCCAACAAG GAAACTGAGGGGGAAGAGGCTGTCAGTGCAAAGACTGAATCGAAGTCTGAAACAGCGGAGAAATCTGACACCAAAAATGAAGCAGAGAAATCTGGTTCTGCAGCAAAGAAGGAAAGCGAGAATCCACCTCCACCAAAAGTT GAAGTTCCTCCAGACAATGAATTTGAGAAGCGGATAAGGCCAGAGGTTATCCCTGCAAATGAGATTGGAGTGTCCTTTGCAGATATTGGTGCATTGGATGAGATTAAAGAATCACTTCAGGAGTTAGTCATGCTCCCTCTTCGAAGACCAGACCTTTTCAAAGGAGGGCTCCTTAAGCCTTGTAGAGGCATACTGCTTTTTGGCCCTCCTGGTACTGGAAAAACAATGCTCGCAAAGGCCATTGCAAGTGAAGCGGGAGCAAGTTTCATCAACGTCTCCATGTCAACAATCACTTCAAAATGGTTTGGAGAAGACGAAAAGAATGTTCGAGCTCTCTTCACACTAGCAGCAAAGGTCTCGCCAACTATTATCTTTGTCGATGAGGTTGACAGCATGCTTGGGCAGAGAACTAGAGTTGGGGAGCATGAGGCGATGAGGAAGATTAAAAATGAGTTTATGGCCCACTGGGATGGACTCTTGACAAAGTCTGGAGAGCGTATACTTGTTCTTGCTGCAACCAACAGGCCATTTGATCTTGATGAAGCAATCATTAGGCGTTTTGAGCGCAG AGTCATGGTTGGCCTTCCCTCTGTTGAGAACAGGGAAATGATCTTGAAAACTCTTCTTGCAAAAGAAAAGGTCGAAGATTTAGACTTCAAGGAGCTCGCATCCATGACAGAAGGATATAGTGGAAGTGATCTTAAG AACTTATGTGTGACAGCAGCTTATCGACCTGTAAGGGAGCTTATACAACAGGAAAGATTGAAGGATAAG aaaaaaaagaagaaagccgAAGAAGGCAAAAGCACAGAAGATGCTTCAGActcgaaagaagaagaagagaaagaggagCACGTAATTACTCTAAGGTCATTAAGCATGGAAGATATGAGGCAAGCAAAGAATCAG GTTGCTGCAAGTTTTGCTGCAGAGGGATCAGTAATGAGTGAGCTGAAACAGTGGAATGACTTGTATGGAGAAGGCGGCTCAAGGAAGAAGGAACAATTGACTTATTTCCTCTAA
- the LOC133714258 gene encoding uncharacterized protein LOC133714258 isoform X1, with amino-acid sequence MEQKHILLSALSVGVGVGVGLGLSSGHAVSKWVNGNCSSDEMTAEQIEQELMRQVVDMRDSKVTFEEFPYYLRERTRMLLTSAAYVHLKHSDLSKHTRNLSPASRAILLSGPAELYHQMLAKALAHLFESKLLLLDVTDFSMKMQSKYGCTKKESFKRPISEVTLERMSGLFGSFSILPSSGETKGTLLRPSSAADLISRSSEGSTNRRTLKRNASSVSDISSISSKSASTNSAPLKRMSSWCFDERLFLQSLYKVLTSLSESGSIILYLRDVEKLFLQSGRLYNLFSKMLKKLSGSVLILGSRMLDAEDDCKEVDERLAALFTYNIEITPPDDETHLVSWKAQLEEDTKRIQFQDNKNHIAEVLAANDLECDDLGSICHADTMVLSNYIEEIVVSAISYHLMKNKDPEYRNGKLVISSTSLSHGLSIFQEGKCGDKDSLKLEASNKETEGEEAVSAKTESKSETAEKSDTKNEAEKSGSAAKKESENPPPPKVEVPPDNEFEKRIRPEVIPANEIGVSFADIGALDEIKESLQELVMLPLRRPDLFKGGLLKPCRGILLFGPPGTGKTMLAKAIASEAGASFINVSMSTITSKWFGEDEKNVRALFTLAAKVSPTIIFVDEVDSMLGQRTRVGEHEAMRKIKNEFMAHWDGLLTKSGERILVLAATNRPFDLDEAIIRRFERRVMVGLPSVENREMILKTLLAKEKVEDLDFKELASMTEGYSGSDLKNLCVTAAYRPVRELIQQERLKDKKKKKKAEEGKSTEDASDSKEEEEKEEHVITLRSLSMEDMRQAKNQVAASFAAEGSVMSELKQWNDLYGEGGSRKKEQLTYFL; translated from the exons ATGGAGCAGAAGCACATTCTGTTGTCTGCTTTGAGTGTCGGGGTTGGAGTTGGAGTGGGTTTGGGGTTGAGTTCCGGCCACGCAGTGAGTAAATGGGTGAACGGAAACTGCTCGTCCGATGAGATGACGGCGGAGCAAATTGAGCAGGAGCTGATGAGGCAGGTTGTGGATATGAGAGACAGTAAGGTTACATTTGAGGAGTTTCCTTATTATCTAAG GGAAAGAACTCGGATGTTATTAACAAGTGCTGCATATGTACATCTGAAACACTCTGACTTATCTAAACACACCCGGAACCTTTCACCTGCAAGCAGAGCTATTTTGCTATCAGGACCTGCAG AACTTTATCATCAAATGCTCGCCAAGGCTTTAGCTCATCTCTTTGAATCGAAGTTGCTGTTGTTGGATGTTACTGACTTTTCAATGAAG ATGCAGAGCAAATATGGGTGTACCAAAAAAGAATCA TTTAAGAGGCCCATCTCAGAGGTAACATTGGAGCGGATGTCTGGATTGTTTGGATCCTTCTCAATCCTCCCTTCAAGTGGAGAGACTAAAG GCACCTTATTACGGCCAAGCAGTGCTGCAGATCTCATATCAAG GAGTTCTGAAGGATCAACTAACCGTAGGACACTTAAAAGAAATGCCTCTTCTGTATCTGATATCAGTAGCATCAGTTCCAAAAGTGCTTCCACAAATTCAG CTCCTCTCAAGCGAATGAGTAGCTGGTGTTTTGACGAGAGACTTTTTCTACAATCACTTTACAAG GTCTTAACGTCCCTATCAGAAAGTGGCTCGATCATTTTATACCTCAGGGATGTGGAGAAGCTTTTTCTCCAATCAGGACGGTTATACAATTTGTTCAGTAAAATGTTGAAGAAACTATCAGGATCCGTGTTAATACTTGGTTCCCGAATGTTAGATGCTGAAGATGATTGCAAAGAAGTAGATGAGAGGCTTGCTGCTTTGTTCACTTACAATATTGAGATCACCCCACCTGACGATGAGACTCATCTCGTCAGCTGGAAAGCCCAACTGGAAGAGGACACGAAGAGGATCCAGTTTCAAGATAATAAAAACCACATAGCTGAGGTACTTGCAGCAAATGATCTTGAATGTGATGATCTTGGTTCAATCTGCCATGCAGACACAATGGTTCTCAGCAATTACATAGAAGAAATCGTAGTTTCAGCGATATCGTATCATTTGATGAAAAACAAAGATCCAGAGTATCGTAATGGAAAGCTTGTTATATCATCAACGAG TTTGTCCCATGGGCTGAGTATATTCCAGGAGGGAAAATGTGGCGACAAAGATTCTCTGAAACTGGAGGCGTCCAACAAG GAAACTGAGGGGGAAGAGGCTGTCAGTGCAAAGACTGAATCGAAGTCTGAAACAGCGGAGAAATCTGACACCAAAAATGAAGCAGAGAAATCTGGTTCTGCAGCAAAGAAGGAAAGCGAGAATCCACCTCCACCAAAAGTT GAAGTTCCTCCAGACAATGAATTTGAGAAGCGGATAAGGCCAGAGGTTATCCCTGCAAATGAGATTGGAGTGTCCTTTGCAGATATTGGTGCATTGGATGAGATTAAAGAATCACTTCAGGAGTTAGTCATGCTCCCTCTTCGAAGACCAGACCTTTTCAAAGGAGGGCTCCTTAAGCCTTGTAGAGGCATACTGCTTTTTGGCCCTCCTGGTACTGGAAAAACAATGCTCGCAAAGGCCATTGCAAGTGAAGCGGGAGCAAGTTTCATCAACGTCTCCATGTCAACAATCACTTCAAAATGGTTTGGAGAAGACGAAAAGAATGTTCGAGCTCTCTTCACACTAGCAGCAAAGGTCTCGCCAACTATTATCTTTGTCGATGAGGTTGACAGCATGCTTGGGCAGAGAACTAGAGTTGGGGAGCATGAGGCGATGAGGAAGATTAAAAATGAGTTTATGGCCCACTGGGATGGACTCTTGACAAAGTCTGGAGAGCGTATACTTGTTCTTGCTGCAACCAACAGGCCATTTGATCTTGATGAAGCAATCATTAGGCGTTTTGAGCGCAG AGTCATGGTTGGCCTTCCCTCTGTTGAGAACAGGGAAATGATCTTGAAAACTCTTCTTGCAAAAGAAAAGGTCGAAGATTTAGACTTCAAGGAGCTCGCATCCATGACAGAAGGATATAGTGGAAGTGATCTTAAG AACTTATGTGTGACAGCAGCTTATCGACCTGTAAGGGAGCTTATACAACAGGAAAGATTGAAGGATAAG aaaaaaaagaagaaagccgAAGAAGGCAAAAGCACAGAAGATGCTTCAGActcgaaagaagaagaagagaaagaggagCACGTAATTACTCTAAGGTCATTAAGCATGGAAGATATGAGGCAAGCAAAGAATCAG GTTGCTGCAAGTTTTGCTGCAGAGGGATCAGTAATGAGTGAGCTGAAACAGTGGAATGACTTGTATGGAGAAGGCGGCTCAAGGAAGAAGGAACAATTGACTTATTTCCTCTAA